In Streptomyces sp. RFCAC02, the following proteins share a genomic window:
- a CDS encoding cytochrome P450 yields the protein MEPSDTVWSCPFDFADGLEFDPLLRQLMTEAPVARIRMSYGEGEAWLVTRYEDVRMVTTDRRFSRAAVAGRDFPRMTPEPIVQSESINLLDPPASNRLRKLVSQAFTAPKVEAMRPATRRIVDRLLAGMERHGPPADLVKHVSMQLPLTTICEVLDIPEADRPELRRRAVAMMSTGAATKEEAVRAKAELRAYFGDLTRRRREEPGDDLISSLATARDGDDVLGADELTVMAMVLLMTGHDTSTYQLSNLTYTLLTRPELLARLRAEPSLLPRALDELLRFVPFRKGVGIPRVATEDVEVGGVLIRAGEAVHVSYLAANRDPARFDRPDELDPDRPASPHMTFGWGAHHCIGAPLALMELEIAIAGLIERFPRLALAVPAGEVRWNNESIWRYPYELPLTW from the coding sequence GTGGAACCCTCCGACACAGTGTGGTCCTGTCCGTTCGACTTCGCGGACGGGCTCGAATTCGACCCGTTGCTGCGGCAACTCATGACCGAGGCGCCGGTCGCCCGCATCCGCATGTCGTACGGAGAGGGCGAGGCGTGGCTCGTCACCCGCTACGAGGACGTGCGGATGGTGACGACCGACCGCAGGTTCAGCCGTGCCGCGGTGGCCGGGCGGGACTTCCCGCGCATGACGCCGGAGCCGATCGTGCAGTCGGAGTCGATCAACCTGCTCGACCCGCCGGCCAGCAACCGGCTGCGGAAGCTCGTCTCCCAGGCGTTCACCGCGCCGAAGGTCGAGGCGATGCGGCCCGCGACCCGGCGGATCGTGGACCGGCTCCTCGCCGGCATGGAGCGGCACGGGCCGCCCGCGGACCTCGTGAAGCACGTGTCGATGCAGCTCCCGCTCACGACCATCTGCGAGGTCCTCGACATCCCGGAGGCCGACCGGCCGGAACTGCGGCGCCGCGCCGTCGCCATGATGTCGACCGGGGCCGCCACCAAGGAGGAGGCGGTCCGCGCCAAGGCGGAGCTGCGGGCGTACTTCGGTGACCTCACCCGGCGCCGCCGGGAGGAGCCGGGGGACGACCTGATCAGCTCGCTGGCCACGGCGCGCGACGGCGACGACGTCCTCGGCGCCGACGAACTGACCGTCATGGCCATGGTCCTGCTGATGACCGGCCACGACACCAGCACCTACCAGCTCAGCAACCTCACCTACACCCTGCTCACCAGGCCGGAGCTGCTGGCCAGGCTGCGCGCGGAACCGTCCCTGCTGCCCCGTGCGCTGGACGAGCTGCTGCGGTTCGTCCCGTTCCGCAAGGGAGTCGGCATCCCGCGGGTCGCGACCGAGGACGTGGAGGTCGGCGGGGTGCTCATCCGCGCCGGGGAGGCCGTCCACGTGTCCTATCTGGCCGCCAACCGCGATCCGGCCCGGTTCGACCGGCCGGACGAGCTGGACCCGGACCGGCCCGCCTCGCCGCACATGACGTTCGGCTGGGGCGCGCACCACTGCATCGGCGCCCCGCTGGCGCTGATGGAGCTGGAGATCGCGATCGCCGGCCTCATCGAGCGGTTCCCGCGGCTGGCGCTCGCCGTGCCGGCCGGGGAGGTCCGCTGGAACAACGAGTCCATCTGGCGCTACCCGTACGAGCTGCCGCTGACCTGGTGA